From a region of the Latilactobacillus sakei genome:
- a CDS encoding RNA polymerase subunit sigma-70, translated as MVEIESHKKTQQSLAVANLYYKANMSQEEIAKKLAISRPTVSRLLQYAKEIGIVRIEIVDPYASAQALEALIQQKYDLPEVHVVYTDAADYQRTIAQLGQYAADYLTSIVKDNDLIGVSWGKTLNQVALALKEQTAQNVNIIELKGSVTYTPTPVYAEEVLMKFGAAFHTAPHVLPLPVVFGNQTTHDVVMEDRHIRRMIEMGKQANIAIYTVGTVRDEALLFQTGYFNKEEQAVLQQKAVGDICSRFYNTSGQVTCAAIDQRTVGIQLADLKTKEHSILVAGGQQKIAAIKGALAGHYANCLIIDVHTAQALIAPD; from the coding sequence TACAAAGCCAATATGAGTCAGGAAGAAATCGCTAAAAAACTAGCCATTTCCAGACCAACCGTTTCACGGCTTTTGCAATATGCTAAAGAAATCGGGATTGTCCGGATTGAAATTGTTGACCCCTATGCTAGTGCGCAAGCATTAGAAGCGTTAATTCAACAAAAATATGATTTACCTGAAGTGCACGTCGTTTATACAGATGCCGCCGATTATCAGCGGACAATTGCTCAGTTGGGACAATATGCAGCTGATTATTTAACGTCAATTGTTAAAGATAATGATTTAATCGGTGTCAGTTGGGGTAAGACATTAAATCAAGTCGCGCTAGCACTGAAAGAACAAACGGCTCAAAACGTCAATATTATTGAGTTAAAGGGGAGTGTTACTTACACCCCCACACCGGTTTATGCCGAAGAAGTCCTGATGAAATTTGGGGCGGCTTTCCATACAGCCCCCCATGTCTTGCCGTTACCGGTTGTTTTTGGCAACCAAACGACACACGATGTTGTCATGGAAGATCGCCATATTCGACGGATGATTGAGATGGGCAAGCAAGCAAACATTGCGATTTATACGGTCGGTACGGTGCGGGATGAAGCCTTACTTTTTCAAACGGGTTATTTTAATAAAGAAGAACAAGCAGTGCTGCAACAAAAAGCGGTCGGCGATATTTGCTCGCGCTTTTATAACACGAGTGGTCAAGTGACATGTGCAGCAATTGATCAGCGAACCGTTGGGATTCAACTCGCGGATTTGAAGACGAAGGAACATAGTATTTTAGTAGCAGGCGGGCAACAAAAAATTGCGGCCATTAAAGGCGCATTAGCGGGGCACTATGCCAATTGTTTAATTATCGATGTGCATACAGCCCAAGCATTGATTGCCCCTGACTAA
- the deoA gene encoding pyrimidine-nucleoside phosphorylase (Catalyzes the reversible phosphorolysis of thymidine, deoxyuridine and their analogues to their respective bases and 2-deoxyribose 1-phosphate), which yields MRMVDIIDHKRQGGALTAAEIQFFIDGYTDGTIPDYQASALLMAIYFNDMTDDERALLTMTMMRSGDQLDLSMIDGVKVDKHSTGGVGDKTSIPLAPMIAALGIPIPMISGRGLGHTGGTLDKLEAIPNFNISLTEEAFKKQVAEIKLAIIGATGNIAPADKKIYALRDVTDTVDSIPLIAGSIMSKKIASGTDALVLDVKTGSGAFMKTEEDAKELAQALVNIGRSVGMQCMAVISDMNQPLGNAIGNALEIEESIDILKGEGPADITELILTLGSQMVVLAGKATTLDEARQLLQGVIDGGRALEAFRQMIIYQGGDPAVIENPKLMPQAQYQIELPAKKSGYVTEMTANEMGIASMLLGGGRQAKTDEIDYAVGLVLHKKIGDAVQKGESLLTIYSNREDVKSIEDLLYANIKIGSEAQKVTLIHALIQ from the coding sequence ATGAGAATGGTCGATATCATTGATCATAAGCGACAAGGTGGCGCCTTAACAGCAGCAGAAATCCAATTCTTTATTGATGGGTATACAGATGGCACCATTCCAGATTATCAAGCAAGTGCGTTACTGATGGCGATTTATTTTAATGACATGACAGATGATGAACGGGCATTATTGACGATGACGATGATGCGCTCTGGCGATCAATTAGATCTTTCGATGATTGACGGTGTCAAAGTCGATAAACATTCAACGGGTGGTGTCGGTGATAAGACCAGTATTCCACTCGCACCAATGATTGCAGCGTTAGGGATTCCCATCCCGATGATTTCAGGGCGCGGTTTAGGCCATACTGGTGGCACTTTGGATAAATTGGAAGCGATTCCAAATTTTAATATTTCATTAACGGAAGAAGCCTTTAAAAAGCAAGTGGCGGAGATTAAGCTTGCGATTATTGGGGCAACCGGTAATATTGCCCCCGCTGATAAGAAGATTTATGCCCTCAGAGATGTGACTGATACGGTTGATTCAATTCCATTAATTGCTGGGTCAATCATGAGTAAGAAGATTGCTTCAGGGACCGATGCGCTGGTATTGGATGTTAAGACTGGTTCTGGGGCCTTTATGAAGACCGAAGAAGATGCTAAAGAATTGGCGCAAGCTCTCGTTAATATTGGGCGTAGTGTGGGGATGCAATGTATGGCCGTTATTTCGGATATGAATCAACCTTTGGGCAATGCGATTGGAAATGCACTTGAAATTGAAGAGTCAATTGACATCTTAAAAGGGGAAGGACCGGCTGATATTACGGAGTTAATTTTAACATTAGGCAGCCAAATGGTCGTTTTAGCCGGGAAGGCTACTACGCTAGATGAAGCGCGTCAATTACTCCAAGGCGTGATTGATGGTGGTCGAGCACTTGAAGCCTTTCGTCAAATGATTATTTATCAAGGTGGCGATCCTGCTGTTATTGAAAATCCAAAATTGATGCCACAAGCACAATATCAAATCGAATTACCTGCTAAAAAAAGTGGTTATGTGACTGAAATGACGGCGAATGAAATGGGGATTGCTAGCATGCTACTTGGCGGTGGCCGGCAAGCGAAGACCGACGAAATTGATTACGCAGTCGGATTAGTCTTACACAAAAAGATTGGCGATGCCGTTCAAAAAGGTGAAAGTTTATTGACGATTTATAGTAATCGAGAAGATGTTAAATCGATTGAGGACTTGCTTTATGCCAATATTAAGATTGGCTCAGAAGCGCAAAAAGTCACTTTAATTCATGCGTTGATTCAATAA
- a CDS encoding FAD-dependent oxidoreductase has translation MKVAVIGCTHAGTFATQATLTAHPDWDVTVYETHDNLSFLSCGIALWVGGHVSDPKKMFYSSPEMLAQLGAHMKMQHTVLKADLKEKVLHVKNLVTSEETIEKFDKIIVTTGSSPVIPPIESIDNPNVKLCKNWEHANELKKSAPDVKSVIVIGSGYIGAELAEAYATTDKKVTLIDALPHALGKNFDPNISEIVEQDYRDHGVQLALSEKVVSFSGTDQVTVKTDKNEYTADLAILCVGFRPNTGLFKDQVEMLGNGAITTDEYMQTSVKGVYAAGDAAAVYYNPTQKADYIPLATNAVRQGLLIGRNIETPTEKYMGTQATSAVELFGRTYSGSGLTVEGAKVRGMSVATTTLTEDYRPDFMPSTTPVLMNLTWDPKTRQVLGGSFTSQYDIAQAANVISMAIQTKMTIDQLAMVDMFFQPNYDQPLNYVNAIAMKAVAESN, from the coding sequence ATGAAAGTAGCAGTAATTGGTTGTACACACGCAGGCACTTTTGCAACACAAGCAACATTGACAGCTCACCCAGATTGGGATGTCACTGTTTATGAAACACATGACAATTTGTCATTCCTATCTTGTGGGATTGCACTTTGGGTAGGTGGCCATGTCTCTGATCCTAAAAAAATGTTCTATTCAAGTCCAGAAATGTTAGCCCAATTGGGTGCCCATATGAAAATGCAACATACTGTCTTGAAAGCAGACTTAAAAGAAAAAGTCTTGCACGTTAAGAACTTAGTTACTTCTGAGGAAACAATTGAAAAATTTGATAAAATTATTGTCACAACTGGTTCTTCACCAGTCATTCCACCAATTGAAAGTATTGATAATCCCAACGTTAAATTATGTAAAAACTGGGAACATGCTAACGAATTGAAGAAGAGTGCACCTGATGTGAAGAGCGTCATTGTGATTGGTTCTGGTTATATTGGTGCTGAATTGGCTGAAGCTTATGCGACAACTGATAAGAAAGTGACCTTGATTGATGCTTTACCACATGCACTTGGTAAAAACTTTGATCCTAATATCTCTGAGATTGTTGAACAAGATTACAGAGATCACGGTGTTCAATTAGCCTTAAGTGAAAAGGTAGTTAGCTTCTCAGGCACTGATCAAGTAACTGTTAAGACGGATAAGAATGAATATACAGCTGACCTTGCAATTTTATGTGTTGGTTTCAGACCAAATACTGGCCTCTTCAAAGATCAAGTTGAAATGCTAGGCAACGGTGCGATTACAACTGATGAATATATGCAAACATCTGTTAAAGGTGTCTATGCTGCCGGCGATGCCGCTGCTGTTTACTATAACCCAACGCAAAAAGCAGATTACATTCCCTTGGCAACCAATGCTGTTCGCCAAGGCTTGTTAATTGGTCGTAATATTGAAACGCCAACTGAAAAATATATGGGGACGCAAGCAACATCAGCCGTTGAATTGTTCGGTCGGACATATTCTGGTAGTGGTTTGACCGTTGAAGGCGCTAAGGTCCGCGGAATGTCCGTTGCGACAACTACTTTGACTGAAGATTATCGCCCAGACTTCATGCCATCAACAACACCTGTTTTGATGAACTTAACATGGGATCCTAAGACGCGCCAAGTTTTAGGGGGTTCATTTACAAGTCAATATGACATTGCACAAGCGGCTAACGTGATTTCAATGGCTATCCAAACTAAAATGACAATTGATCAATTAGCAATGGTCGACATGTTCTTCCAACCTAACTATGATCAACCGTTAAACTATGTCAATGCAATTGCAATGAAAGCTGTTGCTGAAAGTAATTAA
- a CDS encoding histidine phosphatase family protein: MTTLYFVRHGKTEWNLAGRYQGANGDSPLLASSYTEIGELADYLKDIQFAHLYTSPMKRTRVTSATLKKDLHQDFPITVVDGLHEFDLGLMEGMYFTEVKERFPETLRTFREAPAEYDASVINGESFPQVIKRTTAAIAQIMATAKPDDQILIVSHGAALVAMIQALLKTPLADIRAHGGLTNSSVTTLKTTDQGQSFELLDWNETSFLSRTLSASDTI, from the coding sequence ATGACAACTTTATATTTTGTACGTCACGGTAAAACTGAATGGAATTTGGCGGGGCGCTATCAAGGCGCTAATGGTGATTCGCCACTACTGGCTTCTAGTTATACAGAAATCGGTGAATTAGCTGATTATTTAAAAGATATTCAGTTTGCCCATCTCTATACGAGCCCGATGAAGCGCACGCGTGTGACGTCAGCGACCCTTAAAAAGGATTTACACCAAGATTTTCCCATTACAGTGGTTGATGGCCTCCACGAATTTGACCTGGGCTTAATGGAAGGCATGTATTTCACTGAAGTTAAGGAACGGTTCCCCGAAACGTTACGGACATTTCGCGAAGCACCGGCTGAATATGATGCGAGCGTCATTAATGGTGAAAGCTTTCCGCAAGTAATCAAACGCACAACTGCGGCGATTGCGCAGATCATGGCTACGGCTAAACCAGATGATCAGATTTTAATTGTGAGTCATGGCGCAGCGCTAGTGGCCATGATTCAGGCGTTATTGAAAACCCCCTTGGCAGATATTCGTGCTCACGGTGGTTTAACGAACTCATCGGTCACAACTTTAAAAACGACTGATCAAGGTCAATCGTTTGAACTATTAGATTGGAACGAAACGTCCTTTTTAAGCCGCACACTTTCTGCGTCAGATACCATTTAG
- a CDS encoding ATP-dependent RecD-like DNA helicase — MAILETENTVDNKPTVTGTVQSIFYENPGNFFKILLIKIAHKTIDWHEPEIVVTGSFGDIKEDERYTFYGKVITHPKYGQQFQADNYQVDQPTTKTGLVAYLSGEKFAGIGQKTAEKIVDTLGLDAIDKILSDSTVLAPLGLNAKKQATLVETLTINNGMEQIIIGLNNYGFGSSMAYNIYQTYHEDTLKIIQENPYQLVADIAGIGFKRADNLAEKIGFAADSPARIQGALMQALNELTNQAGDTFTQAKPLLAASIQLMEQARNVAIDPNLVAEQLMVLAHDGKVVGDENRIYPNGLYNAEWQIANHLMRIENERDKISYPKHDLDKEIRRLEKRFKMSYDDVQKNAIKLAMTHRAFLLTGGPGTGKTTIINGIVTLFAELNGLSLDINEYKDTPFPILLAAPTGRAAKRMSETTGLPASTIHRLLGITGRENNPDIDSKELEGGLLIVDEMSMVDTYLFRSLIRAVPSNMQVVFVGDKDQLPSVGAGQVFFDLLQSQAIPAIELQQIYRQDDESTIIPLAHEINQGQLPADLLQPQKDRSFIQCSPYQIESVIKQVVTKAKERGFETKDIQVLAPMYRGAAGIDQLNPMIQNIMNPKVDDRKKQVSLGNVHYRIGDKILHLVNSPELNVFNGEIGQITGITYAKDSDDKMDELTIAFDSTEITYKRTEWHKITLAYCTSIHKAQGSEFEMVILPLVNQYQRMLKRNLLYTAVTRARSLLILIGEPSAFDKAAKELSANRQTTLKERIISVFNGEKVSQAVKTASVGLTEAKPTVEKPTPAKEVAPEQLALVDDAADSEETIQEAPANYELTPALVGGHQIDPMIGMADLTPYTFMTDAK, encoded by the coding sequence ATGGCGATTTTGGAAACAGAAAATACGGTCGATAATAAACCAACCGTTACCGGAACGGTCCAAAGTATCTTTTACGAGAATCCCGGTAACTTTTTTAAGATTCTCTTGATTAAAATTGCCCATAAAACGATTGATTGGCATGAGCCGGAGATTGTGGTGACTGGTAGTTTTGGCGATATTAAAGAAGATGAGCGTTATACGTTCTATGGTAAAGTCATCACGCATCCTAAATATGGACAACAATTTCAAGCTGACAACTATCAGGTTGACCAACCGACGACTAAGACAGGCTTAGTCGCCTATTTATCGGGCGAAAAATTCGCTGGTATTGGCCAGAAAACAGCCGAGAAGATTGTCGATACCTTAGGGTTAGACGCGATTGATAAAATTTTATCAGATTCAACTGTACTGGCGCCTCTAGGGCTAAACGCGAAGAAGCAAGCGACGTTGGTTGAAACGTTGACGATTAATAATGGGATGGAACAAATCATTATTGGGCTTAATAATTATGGTTTTGGGAGCTCGATGGCCTATAATATCTACCAAACTTATCACGAAGATACCTTGAAGATTATTCAAGAAAATCCTTATCAATTAGTCGCCGATATTGCCGGTATTGGGTTTAAACGAGCGGATAATTTGGCCGAAAAGATTGGCTTTGCAGCTGATTCACCAGCCCGGATTCAAGGCGCATTGATGCAAGCCTTGAACGAACTGACCAATCAAGCCGGCGATACCTTCACCCAAGCTAAACCTTTATTAGCAGCCAGTATCCAATTGATGGAACAAGCCCGAAACGTGGCGATTGACCCGAATTTAGTGGCAGAGCAACTAATGGTCTTAGCACACGATGGCAAAGTGGTCGGCGATGAGAACCGGATCTATCCGAATGGTTTGTACAACGCGGAATGGCAGATTGCCAACCACTTAATGCGAATTGAGAATGAACGGGATAAAATTAGTTATCCTAAACATGATCTGGATAAGGAAATTCGCCGGCTTGAGAAACGCTTTAAGATGAGCTATGATGACGTCCAAAAAAATGCAATCAAACTGGCGATGACTCACAGAGCCTTCTTATTAACAGGGGGCCCTGGTACTGGGAAAACAACCATTATTAATGGGATTGTGACTTTATTTGCCGAGTTAAATGGTCTTTCACTTGATATCAATGAATACAAAGACACACCGTTTCCAATTTTATTGGCGGCACCCACCGGGCGGGCCGCTAAACGGATGAGCGAAACAACTGGCTTGCCAGCTAGCACGATTCATCGTTTGTTAGGCATTACGGGCCGTGAAAATAATCCTGATATCGATAGTAAAGAACTAGAAGGTGGCTTATTGATTGTCGATGAAATGTCGATGGTCGATACGTATCTTTTCAGATCATTAATTCGAGCGGTGCCTAGCAATATGCAAGTCGTCTTTGTTGGTGATAAAGATCAGTTGCCATCGGTTGGTGCGGGCCAAGTCTTTTTTGATTTATTACAGAGTCAGGCAATTCCGGCAATCGAATTGCAACAAATCTACCGCCAAGACGATGAGTCGACGATTATTCCATTAGCCCATGAAATTAATCAGGGGCAACTACCAGCTGATTTACTCCAACCACAAAAGGATCGGAGTTTTATTCAGTGCAGCCCTTATCAGATTGAATCCGTGATTAAGCAAGTAGTCACTAAAGCGAAAGAACGGGGCTTTGAGACGAAGGATATTCAGGTGTTAGCACCGATGTATCGGGGCGCAGCCGGAATCGATCAATTAAATCCCATGATCCAAAATATCATGAATCCGAAAGTCGATGATCGTAAGAAACAAGTTAGTTTAGGTAACGTTCATTACCGAATTGGTGATAAGATTTTACATCTAGTCAATAGTCCAGAACTAAACGTTTTTAACGGTGAAATCGGGCAAATAACCGGGATTACGTATGCTAAAGATAGTGATGATAAGATGGACGAGTTAACGATTGCTTTTGATAGTACCGAAATTACCTATAAACGGACAGAATGGCATAAAATTACGCTAGCTTATTGTACATCGATTCATAAGGCCCAAGGTTCTGAATTTGAAATGGTGATTTTGCCATTAGTTAACCAATATCAACGGATGTTGAAACGGAATTTGTTATATACAGCAGTGACCCGAGCACGCTCATTATTGATTTTAATTGGGGAACCAAGTGCTTTTGATAAGGCGGCTAAGGAACTATCCGCAAACCGACAAACAACGCTTAAAGAACGGATTATCAGCGTCTTTAATGGTGAAAAAGTGAGTCAGGCAGTTAAAACTGCTAGTGTGGGCTTAACGGAAGCTAAACCAACTGTTGAAAAACCAACGCCGGCTAAAGAAGTAGCGCCAGAACAGTTAGCGCTAGTGGATGATGCAGCTGACAGCGAAGAGACGATTCAAGAAGCACCGGCTAATTATGAATTAACACCAGCCTTGGTGGGTGGTCATCAGATTGACCCGATGATTGGGATGGCGGATTTAACGCCGTACACATTCATGACAGATGCTAAGTAG
- a CDS encoding GNAT family N-acetyltransferase, translating into MADQRANLEIRPVTIEYLEQFNDLLRYVFQVTDQEVSDSGYEEGELERAKRPVLEKSDVIGWFNGDELISQLAIYPCEVNIHGKIFKMAGLTGVGTYPEYAGHGLMHDLVKVGLDQMRQNKQWISYLYPYSIPFYRKKGWEIMSDHLTYDIRDSQLPKQQPVNGHVERLDIDDADVIMMYDKFALRNHGAMIRNELNWDEYWRWENEEERIAGVYYDENEEPTGYVLYWIANEVFHIKEMIYLNQEARIGLWNFIGAHYSMVDHVKGNLYQDEPITFLLDDGDIEQTIKPYFMARIVDAKEFLQAYPFETDGQAFHIELTDPLAEWNNGTFGVYWDQQGKVHVTSRPVGEKVVCDIQTLTTMLMSYRRPSYLAKIERLQATKQTLKNLENIIPVEQPYFSDYF; encoded by the coding sequence ATGGCTGACCAGCGAGCTAATTTAGAAATTAGACCCGTGACAATCGAGTATTTAGAACAATTTAATGACTTATTACGATATGTTTTCCAAGTAACCGATCAGGAAGTTTCTGATAGTGGGTATGAAGAAGGCGAACTAGAACGTGCTAAACGGCCGGTCTTAGAAAAATCAGATGTGATTGGTTGGTTTAATGGCGATGAATTAATTTCCCAACTCGCAATTTATCCTTGTGAAGTTAATATTCATGGAAAAATTTTTAAAATGGCTGGGTTAACCGGTGTGGGCACTTACCCAGAATATGCCGGCCACGGTTTAATGCATGATTTAGTTAAAGTCGGCTTAGACCAAATGCGGCAAAATAAACAATGGATTTCCTATCTCTATCCTTACAGCATTCCTTTTTACCGTAAAAAGGGCTGGGAGATTATGTCTGATCATCTGACTTATGATATTCGTGATAGTCAATTACCAAAGCAACAACCCGTTAATGGGCACGTTGAACGTTTGGACATTGACGATGCGGATGTGATTATGATGTATGATAAATTCGCGCTTCGCAACCATGGTGCTATGATTCGCAATGAATTAAATTGGGATGAATATTGGCGTTGGGAAAACGAAGAAGAACGGATTGCTGGCGTTTATTATGATGAAAATGAAGAACCAACTGGCTATGTACTTTATTGGATTGCGAATGAAGTCTTTCATATTAAAGAAATGATTTATTTGAATCAAGAAGCCCGGATTGGGTTATGGAATTTTATTGGTGCGCATTATTCAATGGTCGACCACGTTAAAGGTAATCTTTATCAAGATGAACCGATTACGTTCCTATTGGATGATGGGGATATTGAACAGACTATTAAACCCTATTTTATGGCGCGGATTGTTGATGCTAAGGAATTTTTACAAGCTTATCCATTTGAAACGGATGGGCAAGCCTTCCATATTGAATTAACAGATCCATTAGCTGAATGGAATAACGGTACATTCGGGGTCTATTGGGATCAACAAGGAAAAGTGCATGTTACGAGTCGGCCGGTTGGCGAAAAGGTCGTTTGTGATATTCAAACGTTGACGACCATGTTGATGAGTTACCGACGACCATCATATTTGGCCAAGATTGAACGCCTGCAAGCCACAAAACAAACGCTTAAAAACTTAGAGAATATTATTCCCGTTGAACAACCTTACTTCTCAGATTATTTCTAA
- a CDS encoding amino acid transporter, with protein MIFFKGMLIGFAFVAPIGMQNIFVFNNALSNTTRRAVLNSLFIWLFDALFSVVAFYGIGAVIIQNEIIKHTIMGIGGLLILWIGYTILRSARAAVEFGKLQPMPLKKVIFTAFIAVWGNPQALIDGTLMLGALRGDMTASQSLPFIIGVVTATASWFFGIAILFSIFRDKVSPKFLMWVNILSALIIIGYGLMLIVKVAGILI; from the coding sequence ATGATTTTTTTTAAAGGAATGCTAATTGGCTTTGCTTTTGTTGCGCCAATTGGGATGCAAAATATTTTCGTGTTTAATAATGCGTTATCGAATACGACACGGCGCGCGGTTTTAAATAGTTTGTTTATTTGGCTATTTGATGCGCTCTTTTCCGTGGTGGCCTTTTATGGCATTGGTGCGGTGATTATTCAAAATGAAATTATTAAGCATACGATTATGGGAATCGGTGGGCTCTTAATCTTGTGGATTGGTTATACGATTTTACGGAGCGCGCGAGCGGCCGTTGAATTTGGTAAACTGCAGCCAATGCCACTCAAAAAAGTAATTTTCACAGCCTTTATTGCCGTCTGGGGTAATCCCCAAGCCTTGATTGATGGGACATTGATGCTCGGTGCCCTACGCGGTGACATGACTGCCAGTCAATCACTACCATTTATCATCGGCGTGGTGACGGCAACTGCTAGTTGGTTCTTCGGGATTGCAATCTTGTTTAGTATTTTTAGAGATAAGGTATCGCCTAAATTTCTAATGTGGGTCAATATCCTTAGCGCACTAATTATTATCGGTTACGGTTTGATGTTAATTGTGAAAGTGGCCGGGATTTTGATTTAG
- a CDS encoding transcriptional regulator yields the protein MAEKLLTISAFAKLFKTTQYTIRHYEDKGLLLPAKIAENGYRQYGMAEAYQLSFILFLRALGLSVAEIKLILTTDYPEQTMLLNKKQALQEEIARLQALEQTVDEQLQQATHETTYQVNQTIHLRVLKRLPFAQDFDLSVVEAIDWQPDLMVRQLYYVIGEMDYAICIATPTPSDYHIEAGYYEFTTIEAASGAEFDTALSAITAHQKLPLIGIEARGTFLSPGKHLAVKILGKRQAQ from the coding sequence ATGGCTGAAAAATTATTGACGATTTCGGCATTTGCCAAATTATTTAAGACAACGCAGTACACCATCCGGCATTATGAGGATAAGGGGCTGTTATTGCCAGCGAAAATCGCTGAGAATGGCTATCGGCAATATGGCATGGCCGAGGCATATCAATTATCGTTTATTTTATTTTTGCGGGCATTAGGCTTATCAGTAGCCGAAATAAAGTTGATTTTAACAACGGATTATCCAGAACAAACGATGCTTCTGAATAAAAAACAAGCGCTGCAAGAAGAAATTGCCCGGTTACAAGCATTAGAGCAAACTGTTGATGAGCAATTACAACAAGCGACTCATGAAACAACCTATCAGGTCAATCAAACAATTCACTTGCGCGTTTTAAAACGGCTACCATTTGCGCAAGATTTTGACTTATCGGTAGTTGAAGCAATTGATTGGCAGCCTGATTTGATGGTTCGCCAGCTGTATTATGTGATTGGTGAAATGGATTATGCGATTTGTATCGCAACGCCCACGCCAAGCGACTACCACATTGAAGCTGGTTATTATGAATTCACGACAATTGAAGCTGCTAGCGGTGCAGAATTTGATACCGCCTTGTCAGCCATCACGGCTCACCAAAAATTACCGTTAATTGGCATTGAAGCACGAGGCACTTTTTTGAGCCCGGGCAAACACTTAGCGGTTAAAATACTAGGAAAAAGGCAGGCACAATAA
- a CDS encoding RimJ/RimL family protein N-acetyltransferase — protein sequence MQLATQRLILRPFELADDQAIYEYAKDPAIGPIAGWPVHTSVAHSRELIQNYLMTEGIYSVNLKTAPQHAIGSVGLELVKNGGGQPFMGENDAEIGYWIGVPYWGQGLIPEASKAILAYGFEMLKLDNIWCGYYDGNQQSKRAQEKLGFQPELTIDEMYNPLLDDTRQEHFTKMTKKQWQALKH from the coding sequence ATGCAACTTGCAACACAACGCTTAATCCTCAGACCATTTGAATTGGCGGATGATCAAGCAATCTATGAATACGCAAAGGATCCAGCGATTGGCCCCATCGCCGGTTGGCCAGTGCACACTAGCGTCGCTCACAGTCGCGAACTCATTCAAAACTACTTAATGACAGAAGGAATCTATTCAGTTAATTTGAAAACAGCACCGCAACATGCAATCGGTAGTGTGGGGTTAGAATTGGTTAAAAACGGCGGCGGCCAACCCTTTATGGGTGAGAATGATGCCGAAATTGGTTATTGGATTGGTGTCCCATATTGGGGGCAAGGTTTGATTCCAGAAGCGTCAAAAGCGATTTTAGCATACGGCTTTGAAATGCTTAAACTTGATAATATTTGGTGTGGTTATTATGACGGTAACCAACAATCAAAGCGCGCGCAAGAAAAATTAGGCTTCCAACCAGAATTGACGATTGATGAAATGTATAATCCACTATTAGATGATACGCGCCAAGAACACTTCACGAAGATGACCAAGAAACAGTGGCAAGCGTTAAAGCATTAA
- a CDS encoding 3-hydroxyacyl-[acyl-carrier-protein] dehydratase FabZ produces MTLLNTTEIMALIPNRYPIIYIDTVESLVPGQEVVAIKNVTINEQFMRGYRPDSPQMPNTLMIEALAQTASILILKSPEFFGKTAYLGAAKNVLFHQTVRPGDQIVFTVKLTKKKENMGVVQTNATVNGQMVCEAELTFVVAPRDDLLGKK; encoded by the coding sequence ATGACACTCTTAAATACAACTGAGATTATGGCGCTAATTCCAAATCGGTACCCAATTATTTATATTGATACTGTTGAGTCGTTAGTACCTGGGCAAGAAGTGGTCGCAATCAAGAACGTCACGATTAATGAACAATTCATGCGGGGCTATCGTCCTGATTCACCACAGATGCCAAATACATTAATGATTGAAGCTTTGGCACAGACGGCTTCAATATTAATTTTAAAATCACCAGAATTCTTTGGGAAGACGGCTTATCTGGGCGCTGCTAAAAACGTTTTGTTCCATCAAACGGTTCGGCCCGGTGATCAAATCGTCTTCACGGTTAAATTAACTAAGAAAAAAGAAAATATGGGAGTTGTCCAAACCAATGCGACTGTTAATGGTCAAATGGTTTGTGAAGCGGAGCTAACCTTTGTTGTGGCCCCGCGCGATGATCTCCTCGGAAAAAAGTAG